From Thermogemmata fonticola, one genomic window encodes:
- a CDS encoding aldehyde dehydrogenase family protein yields MTMPLEREASAARSALPSWSGKTVSQRLQFIRRLREQLICQRERLWQAAYDDVQRSPQEVLASELLPIASALKFLERHARRILAPRKVSLWDRPLWLWGCRDVVHRRPWGVVGIIGTWNYPLFLNIVPIAQALTAGNSVLWKPSEQAPRCAQAIGQVFQQAGLDRDVLQILPATREAGPQLAEADIDYLLFTGSEAVGRRLASRLGERLIPSTLELSGCDPMWVLADADIALAVQAAWFGMTFNRGQTCIAVRRILVQRSIAEAFHTALQSWLARVKRSSPLALQTPAQEEQFHRLLADAVEKGATPLFVPSSEAAPGCRPTFLWNTPAEAAVMREPCFAPLAAIAVFDTVEQALALTRQCPSALAASIFTKDMALAQHLAAQLPAGYVTVNDVLAPTAHPATPFGGRGASGWGVTQGPEGLLSLTVPQVVSVRRGRFRPHYEEAVLPLSSSTHQILEGMLRCGYSRSWRERWRGLRQLLRGLFRR; encoded by the coding sequence ATGACAATGCCCCTAGAACGCGAAGCCTCCGCCGCGCGGTCGGCCCTGCCGAGTTGGAGCGGTAAAACCGTCTCACAACGGTTGCAGTTCATTCGCCGCTTGAGAGAACAACTCATTTGTCAGCGGGAGCGTCTCTGGCAGGCCGCTTACGATGATGTCCAGCGATCACCCCAGGAAGTTTTAGCTTCCGAATTGCTTCCTATTGCCAGCGCCTTGAAGTTTCTGGAACGGCATGCTCGGCGTATCTTGGCCCCCCGCAAAGTTTCGCTTTGGGATCGGCCGCTCTGGCTTTGGGGTTGTCGTGATGTTGTCCATCGCCGGCCTTGGGGTGTCGTGGGCATCATCGGTACGTGGAATTATCCTCTGTTTCTCAACATCGTACCCATCGCGCAAGCTCTGACAGCGGGGAATAGCGTCCTCTGGAAACCGAGCGAGCAGGCGCCGCGCTGCGCGCAGGCCATCGGACAAGTGTTCCAGCAAGCGGGGTTGGATCGCGATGTTCTGCAGATACTCCCGGCTACTCGCGAAGCAGGACCTCAATTGGCGGAAGCGGATATCGACTATCTCCTCTTCACCGGTTCCGAAGCGGTGGGGCGCCGCTTGGCCAGCCGTTTGGGGGAACGTCTGATTCCTTCGACGCTGGAGCTATCCGGCTGCGATCCGATGTGGGTCCTGGCCGACGCTGACATCGCCCTCGCTGTTCAAGCGGCTTGGTTTGGGATGACCTTCAATCGCGGCCAAACGTGCATCGCTGTACGGCGTATTCTGGTACAACGTTCCATTGCGGAGGCGTTTCATACCGCCCTGCAATCGTGGCTGGCCCGCGTCAAGCGGTCTTCCCCCCTCGCTCTCCAAACGCCGGCCCAAGAGGAGCAGTTTCACCGCCTGCTTGCCGATGCGGTGGAGAAAGGTGCCACCCCCCTCTTCGTTCCCAGCTCGGAAGCCGCTCCTGGCTGCCGGCCGACATTCCTCTGGAACACACCCGCTGAGGCCGCGGTGATGCGGGAACCGTGTTTTGCTCCCCTGGCTGCGATTGCCGTTTTCGACACAGTGGAGCAAGCCTTGGCTCTGACCCGGCAATGCCCCTCCGCTCTAGCAGCTTCCATCTTCACGAAGGACATGGCACTCGCACAGCATCTGGCAGCTCAACTGCCGGCGGGTTATGTGACGGTCAATGACGTCTTGGCTCCGACAGCTCATCCGGCCACACCCTTCGGCGGACGAGGCGCTAGCGGATGGGGCGTCACTCAAGGGCCGGAGGGATTGCTAAGTTTGACTGTGCCTCAAGTCGTATCGGTTCGCCGCGGTCGATTCCGCCCCCACTATGAGGAGGCCGTCCTGCCGCTTTCCTCTTCGACACATCAGATTCTGGAAGGCATGCTCCGCTGCGGGTATTCCCGAAGCTGGCGGGAGCGCTGGCGCGGGTTGAGGCAACTGCTCCGCGGCTTGTTCCGCCGCTGA
- a CDS encoding P-II family nitrogen regulator, with product MKLIIAIIPPDKLDAVKAALNQVEVFRLTILDVLGFGRQKGQTEIYRGHELTINMLRKVQLQIAVNEDFVEPTVQAIISAARTGPEGRIGDGKIFILPLEDCIRIRTGERGPEAI from the coding sequence ATGAAGCTCATCATCGCCATCATTCCGCCGGATAAGCTCGATGCCGTAAAAGCGGCGCTCAATCAGGTCGAGGTGTTCCGCCTGACCATTCTCGATGTCCTCGGTTTCGGCCGACAGAAGGGTCAAACGGAAATCTACCGCGGTCACGAACTGACCATCAACATGCTCCGCAAGGTGCAACTTCAGATCGCCGTCAACGAAGACTTTGTCGAACCCACCGTCCAAGCCATTATCTCCGCGGCTCGCACCGGTCCCGAAGGACGCATCGGCGATGGGAAAATCTTCATTCTGCCCCTCGAAGACTGCATCCGAATCCGCACTGGGGAACGCGGCCCTGAGGCGATCTGA
- a CDS encoding redoxin domain-containing protein — protein METQRKLKGQGTRTLMLAATMLLTAVMAHSASGQPPALSVEEALRRQPKYPGLLISTPPAEQWKTCKVEPILNPKDGRTPLGYVVRDSAGLPLRQFVSYDNQSYNIVAYYYNGVEAFREVYPTRTTEPVQYRWLGPNGSKWGLDRNRDGLVDEWVVLSPEELSQELLQAILTRDSRRAEALALNKSNLDYLGMPADKAGPLLERAARVGQRVLEAAEQLKLSPQTRWGHLELAPPQTIPGDTWNLRDDWITHKQAMLLVYDGETARFLPLGEMVLVGRAWKLIDGPSLGQMSTTSQGPVITDAIKDLVAQLHEIDQQTPTPPTAEALASHNAQRVKVLEQILAKLPEGPQQEPWLRLLIDSLGGAAEGDKADGSYLVRLRQLKERLHQASSPLAAHAAFRLLLAENSLALRSASPESFAAVQEKWRKALEEFATTYPDSEDAPEAVLRLAMALEFTPQGESKAREWYTVLTTRYRQHSHAAKAAGAIRRLESVGKPLSLTGSLLGNGQTFDTSSLRDKAVIVYYTASWSSTLAEDARKLQSLLRDYGPKGLELVVISVDDDAKAAAEALTAHKMPGIHLFAPGGLDKSPLANAYGILVVPHILVTDKKGIIINRAAQMATLEEDLKKATQ, from the coding sequence ATGGAAACCCAGCGGAAATTGAAGGGGCAAGGCACAAGGACGCTGATGTTGGCGGCGACGATGCTGCTGACGGCAGTGATGGCCCACTCGGCATCGGGGCAGCCCCCCGCACTCAGCGTCGAGGAGGCACTCCGGCGGCAGCCGAAATATCCGGGATTGCTGATCTCCACGCCCCCTGCGGAGCAGTGGAAAACGTGTAAGGTGGAACCGATTCTGAACCCGAAGGATGGGCGAACTCCCCTGGGGTACGTTGTGCGTGACTCCGCAGGCCTGCCTCTGCGTCAATTTGTCAGCTACGACAATCAAAGCTACAACATTGTGGCATATTATTACAACGGTGTGGAAGCATTTCGGGAGGTTTACCCCACGCGAACCACAGAGCCGGTGCAATACCGCTGGTTGGGTCCTAATGGCAGCAAATGGGGACTGGACCGCAATCGCGACGGCCTAGTCGATGAGTGGGTCGTCCTGTCTCCTGAGGAGTTGTCCCAGGAACTTCTGCAAGCGATCCTGACGCGTGACAGTCGACGGGCCGAAGCCTTAGCCCTTAACAAATCCAATCTCGATTACCTGGGAATGCCAGCCGATAAAGCGGGGCCACTTTTGGAACGAGCGGCACGAGTCGGCCAACGCGTGCTAGAGGCCGCAGAGCAACTGAAACTTTCCCCACAAACACGCTGGGGCCATCTTGAATTAGCCCCGCCTCAAACTATCCCCGGCGACACCTGGAATCTGCGCGATGACTGGATCACGCACAAGCAAGCCATGCTCCTCGTTTACGACGGTGAGACCGCACGGTTTTTGCCTCTGGGTGAAATGGTTTTAGTCGGACGGGCCTGGAAGCTAATCGATGGCCCCTCCCTCGGCCAAATGTCGACCACGTCCCAGGGACCGGTCATAACCGATGCCATTAAAGACCTTGTGGCTCAACTCCACGAAATCGATCAGCAAACTCCCACCCCCCCCACGGCCGAGGCGTTGGCCAGCCACAATGCTCAGCGGGTCAAGGTCCTGGAGCAAATCCTGGCGAAGCTTCCCGAAGGCCCGCAACAGGAACCGTGGCTACGTTTGCTCATTGACAGCTTGGGAGGTGCCGCCGAAGGGGATAAGGCTGATGGTTCCTATCTGGTTCGCTTACGGCAGTTGAAAGAACGATTGCACCAGGCCTCATCCCCTCTGGCCGCCCATGCGGCATTCCGGCTCCTGCTGGCCGAGAACAGCTTGGCCCTGCGCAGCGCTTCTCCCGAAAGTTTCGCCGCTGTGCAGGAGAAGTGGCGCAAAGCCTTGGAAGAGTTTGCCACAACGTATCCGGATAGCGAGGATGCACCGGAAGCGGTTTTGCGCTTGGCTATGGCCTTGGAGTTTACACCCCAAGGCGAATCCAAGGCCAGGGAATGGTATACGGTATTGACCACGCGCTATCGTCAGCATTCCCATGCCGCCAAGGCCGCCGGCGCCATTCGCCGCTTGGAAAGCGTGGGTAAACCGCTGAGTCTCACCGGCTCTCTCTTGGGCAACGGACAGACCTTCGACACTAGCAGTTTGCGCGATAAAGCCGTCATCGTGTATTACACGGCAAGCTGGAGCAGTACCTTGGCTGAGGATGCACGCAAACTGCAATCCTTGCTCCGGGACTACGGTCCGAAGGGACTCGAACTGGTCGTGATCAGCGTCGATGATGATGCCAAGGCCGCCGCCGAAGCTCTAACAGCCCACAAAATGCCCGGCATCCATCTCTTCGCTCCCGGAGGACTGGATAAAAGTCCCCTGGCCAATGCCTACGGGATACTTGTCGTGCCGCACATCCTCGTTACGGACAAGAAAGGGATCATCATCAATCGCGCCGCTCAGATGGCCACCTTGGAGGAGGACCTCAAGAAGGCGACACAATAG
- a CDS encoding N-acyl-D-amino-acid deacylase family protein encodes MFDYLLRGGRIVDGTGLPWFRADLAIKGDRIAAIGHFPDAAALTVLDVTGLVVAPGFVDTHVHGDLALLVDPDHEPAIRQGVTTYVLGQDGVAFAPASEATLQYMRRYTAGFNGNFPTPDHQWHSVAEFLEQFHRRCALNVCTLVPNGNLRMEVLGLDPRPATPAELEQMRSHLRMALEQGAVGLSSGLDYVPSLYADVDELSALCEVLTAYGGVYVTHMRGYTPEKAPRALEEVFTIARRTGCPVHVSHFNCLARQTLPLLETARQHQIDITFDLYCYLYGSTIVAMLTLPPEVLAGGIDATCERLRQPETRRQLEIAFAHPRFPIETIRLSSVPHPDWQHYEGYLLVDACCEAYRLTAPPTLRQLVDFTCDLLIATDLAAGCVIRHFAQRQEQDILELMRSPWMMAGSDGIFVGSRPHPRGFGCFARYLGHHVRRQDWTLEEAVSKCAWHGARRFGLAYRGQIREGWFADLAVFDPQALTDHATYDHGTALATGMQHVFVNGEPVLLHGQRTSARPGRALRRGQA; translated from the coding sequence ATGTTCGACTACCTGTTGCGTGGCGGGCGCATTGTCGATGGCACAGGGTTGCCCTGGTTTCGAGCGGACCTCGCTATCAAAGGGGATCGCATCGCGGCGATTGGCCACTTTCCCGATGCAGCAGCACTGACTGTTCTGGATGTCACAGGGCTGGTCGTCGCGCCGGGGTTTGTGGACACGCATGTCCACGGTGACTTGGCCCTCTTGGTGGATCCCGATCATGAGCCGGCAATCCGCCAGGGAGTCACCACCTATGTCCTCGGTCAGGACGGCGTCGCCTTCGCCCCTGCCTCGGAGGCGACTTTGCAGTACATGCGGCGCTACACCGCTGGATTCAACGGCAATTTTCCTACACCTGATCACCAGTGGCATTCCGTCGCTGAGTTCCTGGAGCAGTTCCACCGCCGCTGCGCCCTCAATGTTTGCACCCTCGTCCCGAATGGCAACCTGCGGATGGAAGTGCTGGGACTCGATCCTCGTCCGGCGACACCGGCAGAGCTGGAACAGATGCGGTCCCACCTCCGCATGGCTCTGGAACAGGGAGCCGTCGGCTTGTCCAGCGGCCTGGATTATGTCCCCAGTCTTTATGCGGATGTTGACGAATTATCGGCGCTTTGCGAGGTGCTCACCGCCTATGGCGGTGTCTATGTTACGCACATGCGAGGTTATACTCCCGAAAAAGCACCGAGAGCGTTGGAAGAAGTGTTTACAATTGCCCGCCGAACGGGTTGCCCCGTTCACGTTTCCCATTTCAACTGTCTGGCTCGACAGACACTGCCTCTGTTGGAGACCGCCCGCCAACACCAGATCGATATTACCTTTGACCTGTATTGCTATCTCTACGGCAGTACGATTGTGGCGATGCTCACGCTTCCTCCGGAAGTCCTCGCGGGAGGAATCGATGCCACGTGTGAGCGTTTACGTCAGCCGGAAACCCGCCGCCAATTGGAAATTGCCTTTGCTCACCCCCGTTTTCCTATCGAGACGATCCGCCTGAGCAGCGTACCTCACCCGGACTGGCAACACTACGAAGGGTACCTGCTGGTGGATGCCTGCTGCGAAGCCTATCGCCTCACGGCCCCTCCCACCCTGCGGCAACTCGTCGATTTCACCTGCGATCTGCTCATCGCCACCGATTTGGCCGCCGGATGTGTCATCCGCCATTTTGCCCAACGCCAGGAACAGGACATACTCGAGCTGATGCGTTCCCCGTGGATGATGGCTGGGAGTGACGGGATTTTTGTGGGGAGCCGGCCGCATCCCCGCGGCTTTGGTTGTTTCGCCCGCTATCTCGGCCACCATGTGCGGCGTCAAGATTGGACGCTGGAAGAAGCGGTAAGCAAATGCGCTTGGCATGGCGCCCGGCGATTTGGTCTGGCTTACCGCGGGCAGATTCGCGAGGGCTGGTTTGCCGACCTCGCCGTCTTTGACCCGCAGGCTCTGACCGATCACGCTACTTACGATCACGGCACCGCCTTGGCCACCGGTATGCAGCATGTTTTTGTCAATGGGGAACCGGTTTTGCTTCACGGCCAGCGCACCTCGGCCCGGCCAGGACGTGCCTTGCGGCGGGGACAGGCGTGA
- a CDS encoding prenyltransferase/squalene oxidase repeat-containing protein: MRLVLALSVVVGGWLGLSLSVQPAPDARQDRETTIRWILQQEVEQGGFLLRPPPANLDVLPQPSLRATSGAVRALLYLGAPIPHIDRHRQFVLRCYDPRTGGFAEPGGQPDVPLTSVGILAATALQIPPKEYAKAWEYLHRQAKSFEEVRIAAAAVEAAGLKNCPFDVQPWIAQAREVAEEALKRDAADGGARDLGSAVALILRLGGELTAEQSQRYLQALRRGQRADGGWGKAGSKHSDLETTYRVMRAFVHLRNKPRDLPALQRFLAAQRSPDGAYAVAPAEPPSMSGTYYAAAILHWLEQWEHPPKK; encoded by the coding sequence ATGCGTCTGGTGCTGGCCTTATCCGTGGTGGTAGGCGGGTGGCTGGGGCTGTCTCTTTCGGTGCAACCGGCGCCAGACGCCCGGCAAGATCGCGAAACTACCATCCGCTGGATTTTGCAACAGGAGGTGGAACAGGGAGGCTTTCTCCTCCGGCCGCCCCCTGCAAACCTGGATGTGCTCCCGCAGCCGTCCTTGCGGGCGACTAGCGGCGCCGTGCGTGCCTTGCTCTACTTGGGAGCACCCATCCCCCACATCGACCGTCATCGGCAGTTCGTCCTTCGCTGCTACGATCCTCGCACAGGCGGTTTTGCCGAACCGGGAGGACAGCCGGATGTTCCTTTGACCAGTGTGGGGATATTGGCCGCCACAGCCTTGCAGATTCCTCCCAAAGAATATGCCAAAGCGTGGGAGTATTTGCACCGCCAAGCGAAAAGTTTCGAGGAGGTTCGGATTGCTGCTGCTGCCGTGGAAGCCGCTGGCCTTAAGAACTGCCCGTTTGATGTCCAGCCTTGGATCGCTCAGGCCCGTGAAGTGGCGGAAGAAGCCCTGAAACGCGACGCCGCTGACGGAGGCGCTCGTGATCTCGGCTCCGCTGTCGCACTGATCCTGCGACTGGGGGGCGAGTTGACAGCGGAGCAAAGCCAACGATACCTCCAAGCCCTGCGCCGAGGGCAACGGGCCGATGGCGGATGGGGAAAGGCCGGCTCCAAACACTCCGACCTCGAAACGACCTACCGGGTCATGCGAGCCTTTGTCCACCTGCGGAACAAACCCCGCGATCTGCCAGCTTTACAGCGTTTCCTCGCTGCCCAACGTTCCCCCGATGGCGCTTATGCCGTCGCCCCCGCCGAGCCTCCTTCCATGAGCGGCACCTATTACGCCGCGGCCATTCTCCACTGGCTGGAACAGTGGGAGCATCCCCCAAAAAAGTGA
- a CDS encoding dicarboxylate/amino acid:cation symporter, giving the protein MRVELSVPQRGIVMGLIVGILLGAAANVWGMESAAPPQAKPWLNAVIRYVAEPVGRIFLNLLLMTVVPLVFTSLAAGVCRLGGLERLGKLGVRAMGYFLFTSSVAAAIGLMLVQLFQPGRTVEESVVIQMQAIYGQQVQKRSEVNDWGIQSLVQMVPRNPLQAAVEMNMLAIIVFALLFGLGLQRIDSRLRETLTTTFEAISEVMVAIIGFALRAAPLGVCALIFSVVAQFGFGLLVALGMYVLVVLLGLGLQLFVVFPLLISFLGRRSPVEFFRRVRVVFLTAFSTSSSNATLPTSLRTAQTELGVSSAVAGFVLPLGATMNMNGTALFEGVTVLFLAQVAGVDLSLSQQLLVLVLSVMTAVGAAGVPGGSIPLLATVLATVQVPPEYLFLILGVDRLLDMCRTTVNVLGDLVAAIYIQRLTTSDSPVSPRNTPSLGDDNRPGQSSASEVIGE; this is encoded by the coding sequence ATGAGGGTGGAGTTGTCAGTGCCGCAGAGGGGAATCGTGATGGGATTGATCGTTGGCATCCTCTTGGGGGCAGCCGCTAACGTCTGGGGAATGGAAAGCGCTGCTCCACCGCAAGCCAAACCCTGGTTGAATGCCGTGATCCGTTATGTTGCAGAACCGGTGGGGCGGATATTCCTGAACCTTTTGCTGATGACTGTGGTTCCCCTCGTGTTCACGTCGCTGGCGGCGGGGGTGTGTCGCCTGGGTGGTCTGGAACGCCTGGGGAAATTGGGTGTGCGGGCGATGGGATATTTTCTGTTCACCTCCTCCGTGGCTGCGGCCATCGGCCTGATGCTCGTGCAACTGTTCCAGCCCGGCCGGACAGTAGAAGAATCGGTGGTCATCCAGATGCAAGCGATCTACGGCCAGCAGGTCCAGAAACGCAGCGAAGTGAACGATTGGGGGATCCAATCTTTGGTGCAGATGGTGCCACGCAATCCTTTGCAGGCCGCCGTGGAGATGAACATGTTAGCCATCATTGTGTTCGCCTTGCTCTTCGGCCTCGGTTTGCAACGGATCGACTCACGTCTGAGAGAGACCTTGACTACGACGTTCGAGGCCATCAGCGAAGTGATGGTGGCCATCATTGGTTTTGCGCTACGAGCGGCGCCTTTGGGCGTTTGTGCTCTCATTTTCAGCGTTGTGGCTCAGTTCGGCTTTGGCCTGCTAGTTGCGCTAGGCATGTACGTATTGGTGGTGCTTCTCGGATTAGGGTTGCAACTGTTCGTAGTGTTTCCCTTGTTGATCTCTTTTTTAGGGCGGCGCTCCCCGGTGGAGTTTTTCCGCCGTGTGCGGGTCGTGTTTCTAACAGCCTTCAGTACCAGTTCATCCAATGCAACTTTGCCTACTTCCCTTCGTACCGCACAAACGGAATTGGGCGTCTCTTCTGCCGTCGCCGGTTTTGTGCTTCCCTTGGGAGCCACGATGAATATGAATGGTACGGCTCTGTTCGAGGGAGTCACAGTTCTATTTCTGGCGCAGGTTGCTGGTGTGGACCTGTCGCTTTCCCAACAACTCCTTGTTTTGGTACTGAGTGTGATGACAGCGGTCGGAGCTGCGGGGGTGCCTGGAGGCTCTATCCCTTTACTGGCTACAGTCTTGGCAACGGTCCAGGTACCACCGGAGTATCTCTTCCTCATCCTCGGTGTGGATCGATTATTGGATATGTGCCGTACTACAGTCAATGTGTTGGGAGACCTCGTGGCCGCGATCTACATCCAACGCCTGACGACTTCAGACTCGCCGGTGTCCCCTCGCAATACACCGTCCTTGGGCGATGATAATCGTCCGGGCCAGTCGAGTGCTTCGGAGGTGATAGGGGAATGA
- a CDS encoding polysaccharide biosynthesis/export family protein: MRWTVLGCGWLLIAAGCHHGTLAPAGPAGMPMPIAVPPPGAVPRELDKVTLPPYVIEPPDQLLIEVVQRSTVPDIDEAGKPRLGPDGKPILKTVTERLPVQPISGPFQVRPDGSVGLGFWGSVIVAGLTLDQAAEAIRQHIVKNPVLREYGTAPESIIVIVDVLAYNSKRYYIIYDGAGWGEQVISFPITGSETVLDAIANVGGLSDIASKRNIWVARRTPHPGQPWQILPVDWVGITQHGISITNYQILPGDRIYVKAQKLVTIDRMMARFLAPIERAFGVTLLGAATVNQIQGRGFGFGGR, encoded by the coding sequence ATGCGGTGGACCGTGCTGGGCTGCGGATGGCTCCTGATCGCCGCTGGATGCCATCACGGAACCCTAGCACCGGCCGGACCCGCCGGCATGCCCATGCCGATTGCCGTCCCCCCGCCCGGAGCTGTGCCGCGGGAACTCGACAAAGTCACTCTCCCGCCTTACGTCATCGAGCCACCGGATCAGTTACTTATCGAGGTCGTCCAACGCAGTACCGTTCCCGATATCGATGAAGCGGGCAAACCCCGCTTGGGGCCTGACGGCAAGCCGATCCTGAAAACGGTCACCGAACGACTTCCCGTGCAGCCGATTTCTGGCCCGTTCCAAGTCCGGCCAGATGGCTCGGTCGGCTTAGGGTTCTGGGGGTCCGTGATTGTCGCGGGACTGACCCTGGATCAGGCTGCAGAAGCCATACGACAACATATTGTCAAAAACCCTGTGCTGCGCGAATACGGCACGGCTCCGGAAAGCATCATCGTCATCGTGGATGTTCTCGCTTACAATAGCAAGCGTTATTACATCATCTACGATGGAGCCGGCTGGGGAGAGCAGGTGATCTCATTCCCCATCACGGGAAGTGAAACGGTCCTGGATGCCATCGCCAACGTTGGCGGTTTATCGGATATTGCCAGTAAGCGCAATATCTGGGTGGCTCGCCGTACGCCGCATCCTGGCCAACCGTGGCAGATTCTCCCCGTCGATTGGGTGGGGATTACGCAGCATGGCATCTCGATCACCAATTACCAGATTCTTCCAGGGGACCGCATCTACGTCAAGGCTCAGAAACTCGTGACAATTGACCGGATGATGGCTCGATTCCTGGCACCGATTGAGCGGGCCTTTGGAGTCACACTGTTGGGTGCAGCAACAGTCAATCAGATTCAAGGGCGAGGCTTCGGCTTCGGCGGACGCTAG
- a CDS encoding S1C family serine protease, with the protein MSSYRIWLLMGVGASVGLLAGHGPGSALPELTAVSPPLPPPPGSYAATSHSGPAPDAAAALSERFQQVVRLVSPAVVAVDAVKPPPADTGTPSKPVEESGSGVLLRWPNQAGTLVVTNYHVIGTAPLQRIYITLADGRIFQPRRLWTDPESDLAFLLLDATDLPTAELADSDKVQRGQWVLAIGSPFGLNQTVTHGIISATNRGQIHLGSTIRIKEFLQTDAAINPGSSGGPLLDLDGKVIGINTAIASKSGDSSGVSFSIPANLVKRIARQLFEHGKVTRGYLGVQLAATIEPAHALRLGLQRVNGALVEIVHPNTPAAQAGLRPGDVILKLEDVTLRDQNHLINLISELPPGQRVRLTYWRERRLSTTEVTIGEYRSPHR; encoded by the coding sequence ATGTCCTCCTATCGTATTTGGCTATTGATGGGTGTCGGAGCCAGTGTGGGGCTGCTGGCAGGGCACGGGCCAGGCTCTGCTTTACCGGAACTGACTGCGGTCTCTCCCCCGTTGCCTCCTCCGCCAGGATCCTATGCTGCCACTTCCCATTCCGGTCCAGCTCCCGATGCTGCCGCGGCTCTATCGGAACGTTTCCAACAGGTGGTCCGGCTGGTGAGTCCTGCAGTGGTGGCCGTCGATGCTGTCAAGCCTCCGCCCGCGGACACAGGTACCCCTTCCAAACCGGTGGAAGAATCGGGATCAGGTGTCCTACTCCGCTGGCCCAATCAAGCGGGAACCCTTGTTGTCACCAACTACCATGTCATCGGTACTGCACCTCTTCAGCGGATTTACATCACTCTCGCGGACGGACGCATCTTTCAGCCCAGGCGGCTGTGGACCGATCCGGAATCGGATCTTGCTTTCCTGTTGCTCGACGCGACCGATTTGCCCACGGCGGAACTGGCAGACAGTGACAAAGTCCAACGCGGCCAATGGGTTTTAGCCATCGGTAGTCCGTTTGGTCTCAATCAGACAGTCACTCACGGTATCATCTCTGCGACCAATCGCGGCCAGATTCATCTCGGCTCCACCATTCGGATTAAGGAGTTTTTGCAAACGGATGCTGCCATCAATCCCGGTTCAAGCGGCGGACCCCTGCTCGATTTGGATGGCAAAGTGATTGGCATCAATACCGCCATCGCCTCAAAAAGTGGAGACAGCAGCGGTGTTTCTTTCAGTATCCCGGCGAACTTGGTCAAACGCATCGCCCGCCAGTTGTTCGAGCATGGCAAAGTCACCCGTGGTTATTTGGGCGTCCAATTGGCAGCCACGATCGAACCTGCTCACGCTCTGCGCTTGGGACTTCAACGTGTGAATGGCGCCTTGGTCGAAATCGTCCATCCGAATACCCCAGCCGCTCAGGCTGGTTTGCGGCCCGGCGACGTGATTCTCAAACTCGAAGACGTCACCCTTCGTGATCAAAACCACCTCATCAACCTTATTTCCGAACTTCCTCCGGGTCAGCGTGTCCGTCTCACCTACTGGCGCGAACGGCGCCTATCCACCACGGAAGTCACCATTGGGGAATATCGTTCTCCTCACCGTTGA
- a CDS encoding TraR/DksA family transcriptional regulator, whose protein sequence is MARNDALLRIHKKLLDRRAELCRRLGMALDDLAQHHSTGGDTADAAFDAASEALASSLAELEARELLQVERALAKLKNGTYGRCEGCGCKIPIARLNALPYCTHCIKCQRQLEEEGEDAGPQRYDWSRVRDSNTTEDIHVNLSELDS, encoded by the coding sequence ATGGCGCGCAACGATGCTTTGCTTCGGATCCATAAAAAACTGCTCGATCGGCGAGCGGAATTGTGCCGTCGTCTAGGCATGGCCTTGGACGACTTGGCTCAACATCACTCGACCGGAGGCGATACAGCCGATGCTGCGTTTGACGCGGCCAGCGAAGCGCTCGCCTCCTCCCTCGCGGAATTAGAGGCCCGCGAATTGCTCCAAGTGGAACGAGCCTTAGCGAAGCTCAAAAACGGCACCTATGGGCGCTGCGAAGGCTGTGGCTGCAAAATCCCCATCGCCCGCCTCAATGCTCTGCCTTATTGCACCCATTGCATCAAGTGCCAACGGCAATTGGAAGAAGAAGGAGAGGATGCCGGGCCACAACGTTACGATTGGTCCCGCGTCCGTGATTCCAATACCACAGAGGATATACACGTCAACCTCTCGGAATTGGATTCGTGA
- the mog gene encoding molybdopterin adenylyltransferase yields the protein MRIGIVTISDRASQGIYEDKSGPAIEQFFREALSCTWEPVFRLIPDEQELIEQTLKQLCDEEGCALVVTTGGTGPAPRDVTPEATEKVCDKLLPGFGELMRQVSLRSVPTAILSRQVAGIRGRSLIINLPGKPAAIRECLLAVMPAVPYCLDLIGGPYMTTREEVVRAFRPGS from the coding sequence ATGCGTATCGGCATCGTCACAATCTCGGACCGAGCCAGTCAAGGAATCTACGAGGACAAAAGCGGTCCCGCCATCGAGCAATTCTTCCGAGAGGCGTTGAGCTGTACCTGGGAACCGGTCTTCCGCCTGATTCCCGATGAGCAGGAACTGATCGAACAGACGCTCAAGCAGCTTTGCGATGAGGAAGGCTGCGCCTTGGTGGTGACGACCGGAGGTACAGGACCTGCTCCTCGTGATGTCACTCCCGAAGCTACAGAGAAGGTTTGCGATAAGCTGCTTCCCGGCTTCGGCGAGTTGATGCGTCAGGTTTCTCTCCGCTCGGTGCCCACCGCGATTCTGTCCCGACAAGTAGCTGGCATCCGCGGGCGGAGCTTGATCATCAACCTGCCCGGCAAACCCGCCGCCATTCGCGAGTGCCTCCTGGCAGTGATGCCTGCGGTTCCTTACTGTCTCGATCTGATCGGCGGGCCTTACATGACGACCCGGGAAGAGGTGGTGCGTGCTTTCCGGCCGGGAAGCTGA